A window of Gemmatimonadota bacterium genomic DNA:
GGCGACGGAAGCCGAACCGGAGTCCGGGAATGTCACCACCACCGAGGTCAGCGCATCCCGGACGAGCGAGACTTCCCGAAGCGCTCCCCCCGTATCCCATGCCACTCCGACCGTCTCTCCGGGGAGAATCCGGCGGAGGTCAATCTCCTCGCCCAGAAGGCGTTCCGCCTCCATGCGCCAAGCCCCCGGCACATCCAGCCGGCGAAGCACGAGATCCAGCGGTTCCCCCTGCCCCACCTTTCGCGAGAGGCGGCGCAGGTCCTCCCCGGCGGGCTGTGCCTCGGGCGCTTCGATCACCGCGGTGATCGAATCCACGCCGCCGGACGATTCCCCGCACGGCCCGACGAGCCTCACAAGGACATAGAGCGCGAAGGCCGCCAGCAAAACGACCGCCCGTGTTCTGCCAAGCCGACCGGTCATCCGTCTCCCCCCGCGACAATCCTCACGCGTCGATTCGATGGTGGCCCGAGCACCCGGACGGCCCGCCCGCCATTCACCGCAATCTCCAGAGTCCCGCCCCCGCCAATGGTAAGGACGGGTTCTCCCCGCCCCACCTCGGCGTAGGCGTTGCGGATTCCCCGGATCTCCCGGTTCCCCACGCGAACGACAATGTCACGCCACGCGTCCCCGAATGCGGACCGCAGGAAACCCTCCTCCGCGCCGGTGACCAGGTTTCCGTAACCGTCCACCCAGTGGATCTCCGTATCCCAGACCCTGCCCGTTCCAATCGGAGTGAACGAGCGCAGGCGAACCGGATCCGATGCGGCTTCTCCCAGCGCATCGAATGCCTCTCCGGCAGCCAGTCGACCGGCCGCCACGGCGAAGACATCCCGTCCGTCGAATGTCGTTCCGCGCCCGGGAGACACTTCCGGCGGGCGGGAGATCTCGCGATACTCCCAGCCGTCGGGGAATCTCTCCGATGCATGGGAGAGGAGTCCGTTGTCCGGCCCCACGAAGAACCGACCCGCACCGGCGGCGATCAGCGCCCTGCGGTCCGTCCCGACCCCCGGGTCTACCACCACCAGATGGACCGTGCCCTCCGGGAACCGGTCCCACGCCCGCCCCACCAGCCAGGATGCCGCGCGCAGATCTCCCGGCATGACCGCGTGCGTCAGGTCCACGAGCGCGGCCTGCGGTGCCCGGGCGAGAAGGGCGCCCTTGACCTCTCCGATGTATGGATCTCGAAGGCCGTAGTCCGTCAGCAGCGTGACGATCGGCATGAGTACTCCGCAAGTCAGGGAGAACAGGCTGGACGGAAAGCGGCGCCACCCCTTTTATAGCAGGCATGGATTGGATTCTGAAAGCCTCCTGTGTCCCCCTGCCGGAGTTCCTGTGAGACCTGTCGCCATTCTCTCCGCGGTCCGCACGCCCATTGGCCGCTTTCTGGGATCCCTCGCGGAGGTGTCGGCCTGCGACCTAGGAATCACTGCATCGCGTGAGGCAATCCGCCGGGCCGGGGTTTCGCAAGCGGACATTGGGGAGACCATCTTCGGCATGGCTCGTCAGGCAGGGAGCGGTCCCAACCCCGCCCGCCAGATTTCGATGGGCGCCGGAGTGCCGGAGACGGCGTGCGCATTCACGGTCAACAAGGCCTGCGCCAGCGGGCTCAAGTCGGTGACGCTGGCGGCCTCTGCCATTCTGGAGGGCGAAGCCCGCTTTGTACTCGCGGGAGGCGCGGAGAGCATGACCCGCGTCCCGCACTACCTGACGCAGGCACGCAACGGGTACCGCCTGGGGCATGCGGAGATCGTCGACGGGATGTACCTCGATGGATTCCATTGCCCGATCGCCGATCAACTCATGGGTGCCACCGCAGAGACGATCGCCGAACAACTGGGCCTCACCCGGACAGAGCAGGACGAATACGCCCTCCAAAGCCAGACGCGCGCGGCCGCTGCCCGGGACGCCGGTCGCTTCGACGACGAACGGGTTCCGGTGACCATCCCCGGGCGACGCGGTGAGACGCACGAGTTCACTCAAGACGAACATCTCCGCCCGGACACCACGCTGGAGAAACTGGCGCGTCTTCCTGCCGTCTTTCGCAAGGGAGGGACGGTCCATGCGGGGAACTCCTCCGGCATTACTGACGGAGCCGCCGCGCTCGTGCTGGCCGACGCCCGTGACGCACAGCGGGCCGGCACACCGCCTCTCGGATGGATCGTCGGCTGGGCTTCGGCGGGAGTCGGCGCGGAAGTGATGGGCCTCGGCCCGATCCCCTCCATCCGCCGTCTCTTGGATCGAACGGGCTGGAAGCTCGCGGATGTGGATCTGATCGAACTCAACGAGGCCTTCGCCGCCCAGGTACTGGCCGTCGTCCGGGAACTGCAGATCGATCCGGAACGCATGAATGTGAACGGGGGTGCCATCGCGCTCGGGCATCCCATCGGTGCCACCGGCGCCCGCATCCTGGCGACGCTCCTGCACGAAATGCGTCGGCGCGGGGCCGCGCGGGGGATCGCCACCCTTTGCGTGAGCGGCGGGATGGGCTACTCCGTCGCGGTCACGCGAGAGAAGCCCTGAACGATTCGCGCCGGATCCGTCTCCTGGCGGAACCACTCACGCGAAGCCTCCGTCCGGAATATCCACAGGAGGC
This region includes:
- a CDS encoding SAM-dependent chlorinase/fluorinase, with the protein product MPIVTLLTDYGLRDPYIGEVKGALLARAPQAALVDLTHAVMPGDLRAASWLVGRAWDRFPEGTVHLVVVDPGVGTDRRALIAAGAGRFFVGPDNGLLSHASERFPDGWEYREISRPPEVSPGRGTTFDGRDVFAVAAGRLAAGEAFDALGEAASDPVRLRSFTPIGTGRVWDTEIHWVDGYGNLVTGAEEGFLRSAFGDAWRDIVVRVGNREIRGIRNAYAEVGRGEPVLTIGGGGTLEIAVNGGRAVRVLGPPSNRRVRIVAGGDG
- a CDS encoding acetyl-CoA C-acetyltransferase, which codes for MRPVAILSAVRTPIGRFLGSLAEVSACDLGITASREAIRRAGVSQADIGETIFGMARQAGSGPNPARQISMGAGVPETACAFTVNKACASGLKSVTLAASAILEGEARFVLAGGAESMTRVPHYLTQARNGYRLGHAEIVDGMYLDGFHCPIADQLMGATAETIAEQLGLTRTEQDEYALQSQTRAAAARDAGRFDDERVPVTIPGRRGETHEFTQDEHLRPDTTLEKLARLPAVFRKGGTVHAGNSSGITDGAAALVLADARDAQRAGTPPLGWIVGWASAGVGAEVMGLGPIPSIRRLLDRTGWKLADVDLIELNEAFAAQVLAVVRELQIDPERMNVNGGAIALGHPIGATGARILATLLHEMRRRGAARGIATLCVSGGMGYSVAVTREKP